From the genome of Fusobacteriaceae bacterium:
TCTCGACCGGCGTCAAATCCGCCATGTTCCGCGTATTTTTGTTTTTTATCCTGACGCTGCTTTTGAAAATCGACAGCTCCTACCTGATGCTCTTCGGGGCGGAGCTCCTGATCGCGGGACTCGTGTCGGGAACGCTGGCCGTCGCGCTTTTGCCCTACTTCGAGCGGACGTTCAATATCCTCACGGTCTTCAAGCTCCTGGAATTGGGCGATCTCTCCCATCCGCTCCTGAAAAAACTCTCGGTGGAAGCGCCGGGGACCTTCAGCCATTCCATGATGGTCGCAACTCTTGCCGAAAAGGCGGCCATGGCCCTCAATCTGAACCACATCTTCGCCCGGGTGGCCTGCTATTACCACGACATCGGAAAGACGAAGCGTCCGAAATTTTTCACGGAAAACCGCGAAGGGGAATCCAATCCCCACGACGACATTTCACCCTTTATGAGTAAGCTCATCATCGCCAACCACACGAAAGACGGCGTGGAAATGGGGCGGGAGGCCGGAATTCCACTGGAGATCCGCAACATCATGCTCGAGCATCACGGCACGACCCTGATCGCCTATTTTTACAACAAAGCCAAGACCATCGACCCCAACGTCTCCGAAGAGGATTTCCGCTATCCGGGACCGAGGCCCCGCAGCCGGGAAGCGGGGATCATTTTGCTGGCCGACGCCATAGAGGCCGCGGTCCGCTCCCTTGACGACAAGACGCCCAAATCCATGGAAACCATGATCCGGGCGATTATCCGGACAAAAATAGAAGAGAATCAGCTTGAGGACACATTCCTCACGTTCAAGGACATTGAGGTCATCATCGCCTCCTTTATCAAATCCCTTGCGGGCATACACCATGAGCGCGTGAAATATCCCGGTCAGGAAGCGCCGAAAGCCCTGGAGCACAAAGCATGAGTAAATCCGTGATTGAAATAAATACCGATATTATCGATTTTGACATTCCGTCGAACGAAAAGGACATACGGGACTACGTGAGCCGCGTGCTGGCGAGGGAATACCCCTCTGAAAAGCCCGTCTACCTGTCACTTCTTTTGACAAGCGACGAGGCCATCCGCGTCATCAACCGGGAATACCGGGACAAGGACGCCCCCACGGACGTCATTTCCTTCGCCTACCATGAGACAGGGGATTTCGACGTCGGCCCCTACGACACGCTGGGGGATATCGTGGTTTCCCTCGAGCGGGTGGCGGCTCAGGCCGCCGATTACGGGCACAGCGAAAAGCGCGAGCTCTATTATGTGATCACTCACGGAATTTTGCACCTTTTGGGCTATGACCATATGACGGAAGACGACAAAAAGCGCATGCGGGAAAAGGAAGAGGAGCTGTTGGGCGCATTCGGCTATACCCGGGACGAACCCGTAGAAGGCATGAAAAAAGCGTAATGAGGAGAACCATGGGGGACAAGAACTGGCGCAAGCATTCCTATATCGAGGGCATCAACACGGCAATCATGGGGATTATCGACGCGATCCGAACGGAATATCACATGAAATTCCACTGTTTTTGCACGATACTCGTGATCGTGGTGTGCCTGTTTTTGAATTTGACCCGGACGGAGCTCTTTGCCCTCAGCGTCAGCATCGCCCTGGTGTGGGTGGCGGAGCTCTTCAATACGGCCGTGGAGACCGTCGTCGATCTCGTGACCGAAGAAATTGATCCCCTGGCCAAGCGGGCCAAGGACGTGGCTTCGGGGGCTGTTCTCGTGGCCGCGGTCAACGCGCTGCTCGTAGGATTTATGGTCTTCGGACGGACGCTGGAGTTTCAGGTCGCGAAGAATCTCTCACGGATCCGGAACTCGAGCCCCGCACTTTTTATGCTGATCATCGCGGTCCTCATGGCCCTGGTGATCGCGCTGAAGCTCATCTTCAAAAAAGGAACGCCTCTAAAAGGCGGGATTCCCAGCGGGCACAGCGCTCTGGCCGCTTCGCTTTTTACGATAATTTCCGTTGTGACGAAAAATACCAAGGTCGTGGTTTTGGCCTTTCTGATGTTGATCCTCATCATGCAGTCCCGGGTGGAAGGACGGATCCACACGCTTTTGGAAACAGTCCTGGGGGCCTTCCTCGGCTGGATTGTGACTTACGCGCTGCTACGCTTGTTTATCCGATAGAACAACGTTCCGGAAAAAGGAGACGATATGAAAATTCTGCTTTCAACAGTCCTTACCTTGCTTTTTGTGATGGATCCCTTCGGGAACATCCCGCTTTTTATCACGGCCCTCGAAAAAGTCCCCGATGTACGCAGGAAAAAGGTCCTGCTGCGGGAACTCCTGATCGCGCTCGGGATCATGATTTTTTTCATGTTCGCGGGGCACCGCTTTTTGGCCATCATCCAGATCAAGGACTCGTCGTTGCAAGTGGCGGGCGGCTTGATTCTGCTCTTGATCGCGATCAAGCTCGTCTTCGGGACCGATCAGCGCGTCAAAAGCGACGAAAAAGAAGAGGAGCCGTTGATCGTGCCCCTCGCCATTCCGCTGGTGGCGGGTCCCGCCGCCCTCAGTATGATCGTCATCCTGGCGGCGCAGATCTCATGGCTGCTGCTTTTTACGGCTATTCTCACGGCTTCGGTTCTGAATTCGGCCGTGCTGCTCTGTTCGCTCCCGATCAGCGGTATTTTGGGAAAACGGGGTCTGATCGCCATTGAGCGCCTGAGCGGCATGCTGCTGACCGTCATGTCCGTCAACATGATCATGTCGGGAATCGCGACTTTTTTGACCGTCGGAAGGTAGATGAACCATGCAGAAAACAATTCCCCATTCCCGTAAAACGCCCCTCCGGCACGCCATTTTCCTCTTCGTCCCGATCCTTTTCGCAATGTTGGTCTCCGGCTCCGCGCAGTCCAAAGATCTGCCCCGGGGGGCGCGAAACGCCATAGCTCTGATGTTTGCGCCCAAAGAGGAAAAAGACGCCAGCGGCGTCATCCACAACACGATCCTGAGGCGGGAAAGGGAATGCGATCTGTCCCGGTTCCGGCTGTCGCAAGCCACTTTTTTCGCTCAATACGACCCCCTGAAACTCGTTGAAAATGCCCCGTCGCTGCAATATGTGAAAAGTTACCGCTGCGCTATCCGGGACGGGATTGTCCTCAAAGTCGCGTTTGAATACAAAACGGTCCCCGCCTCCTACAACGCGCAGTTGGCCCGGGCCGCCGAAAAAGCGGTAAAAACGATTCTCAAGCAACTGCAATCCGACCACACCGAGGCGGAGCTTGTCTGCGCGATCAGCGACTACATTGCGTTAAACTGCCGTTACGCCTTTCTCAGGGACGGAAAAAGCCCCGATCTGGAAGCCGGCAACGCTTACGCGGCGCTGGTCGGCCGAAGGGCCGTCTGTGACGGATACGCTGGCGCTTTTTTATTGCTGGCAAAAATTTTCGGCCTTGAAGTCCGGAAAGTGACC
Proteins encoded in this window:
- the ybeY gene encoding rRNA maturation RNase YbeY, with the protein product MSKSVIEINTDIIDFDIPSNEKDIRDYVSRVLAREYPSEKPVYLSLLLTSDEAIRVINREYRDKDAPTDVISFAYHETGDFDVGPYDTLGDIVVSLERVAAQAADYGHSEKRELYYVITHGILHLLGYDHMTEDDKKRMREKEEELLGAFGYTRDEPVEGMKKA
- a CDS encoding diacylglycerol kinase; its protein translation is MGDKNWRKHSYIEGINTAIMGIIDAIRTEYHMKFHCFCTILVIVVCLFLNLTRTELFALSVSIALVWVAELFNTAVETVVDLVTEEIDPLAKRAKDVASGAVLVAAVNALLVGFMVFGRTLEFQVAKNLSRIRNSSPALFMLIIAVLMALVIALKLIFKKGTPLKGGIPSGHSALAASLFTIISVVTKNTKVVVLAFLMLILIMQSRVEGRIHTLLETVLGAFLGWIVTYALLRLFIR
- a CDS encoding MarC family protein; this translates as MKILLSTVLTLLFVMDPFGNIPLFITALEKVPDVRRKKVLLRELLIALGIMIFFMFAGHRFLAIIQIKDSSLQVAGGLILLLIAIKLVFGTDQRVKSDEKEEEPLIVPLAIPLVAGPAALSMIVILAAQISWLLLFTAILTASVLNSAVLLCSLPISGILGKRGLIAIERLSGMLLTVMSVNMIMSGIATFLTVGR